A stretch of the Panicum virgatum strain AP13 chromosome 9N, P.virgatum_v5, whole genome shotgun sequence genome encodes the following:
- the LOC120689663 gene encoding glycine-rich cell wall structural protein 2-like, producing MATSTKLVALGFAVLLSIGFSNAARVVKFGSYASAGGGGGGGGGGVGSTGGGWGGGSGGGGGYGAGQTSGSWWDRFASSVAGGGGGGQGGGGGTNGGAGSGGGSGYGSGSSSTAAAGPSSGNYANANGNGGGGGKGGGADGGYGSGGGGGAGKGEGESGVALAPTGVYNGGVADATGGGSGQGGGNGGGVAGAPSYGTGGGIGGGRGEAGSDGSLGSGFAQGIGAGTGGGGGGGSQGGSGGGGGVGSGSGSAGIH from the coding sequence ATGGCGACCAGCACCAAGCTCGTGGCTCTTGGCTTCGCCGTCCTCCTGAGCATCGGGTTCTCCAATGCCGCGAGGGTGGTTAAGTTCGGCAGCTACGCctctgctggcggcggcggtggcggtgggggaGGCGGTGTCGGGTCGACCGGCGGTGGATGGGGCGGTGGctctggcggtggcggtggttaCGGTGCCGGTCAGACTAGCGGCAGCTGGTGGGATCGTTTCGCCTCAAGCGTagctggcggtggtggtggaggacagggcggcggcggcggcaccaacgGTGgagccggctccggcggcggttcCGGCTATGGTTCCGGCAGCAGTTCGACTGCAGCGGCAGGCCCTAGCAGCGGTAACTACGCCAACGCTaatggcaacggcggcggcggcggcaagggcggTGGTGCGGACGGCGGCTACGgttctggcggcggcggtggcgctggcaAGGGCGAGGGCGAGAGCGGCGTTGCGTTGGCACCAACTGGTGTCTACAACGGTGGCGTTGCCGATGCTACCGGTGGCGGTTCTGGCCAAGGTGGTGGCAACGGCGGTGGCGTAGCCGGAGCTCCAAGCTATGGAACCGGAGGTGGTATTGGTGGAGGCAGGGGAGAGGCCGGCAGTGACGGCTCCTTGGGCTCAGGTTTCGCTCAGGGCATTGgtgccggcaccggcggcggtggcggcggcggttcccAGGGCGGatctggcggtggcggtggcgtcgGTTCCGGATCCGGCAGCGCAGGAATCCACTGA